In Chloroflexota bacterium, one genomic interval encodes:
- a CDS encoding ATP-binding protein, which yields MPPNPFLPFTPAFGPDFFNRDAEIKAVFERIAKRRNTAIVGNPHVGKTSLLHHVATPDVFDNHTLNADQYALVEIDFQLFGESKTRHDFWRELIVQAIEDNPEVTAPLKPLLKKKEVNEQALFRAFQKVGRAEGCVVAFVDEFDYLFNLPAFHTLDFLGALRAITMKSKGLCLITASRLSVAQMNTLGEEYKVATRGSDLFNYLDELTLGCFDEVPVRVWLKNHLPPEAVDEAVLLAGHHPLLLQLAGDALFDAVERGVQSAGYLALRGAFIHRAESQFQDVWKYLDSKAQIALIIFALRDLQGQAGRQTFNLEKAEQTLLWYGTEVKEMVRRGTLEADGNGGYRLGSAAFRAWLVEQKIVGTRGDEPQEAFTQWLHNKQFKLGGLITNEEIAWLQKVWKVIPTNIIDLAKKALLPNALQ from the coding sequence ATGCCTCCCAACCCCTTCCTTCCCTTTACCCCCGCCTTTGGCCCGGATTTCTTCAACCGGGATGCCGAGATCAAGGCCGTCTTTGAGCGCATTGCCAAACGGCGCAACACGGCTATTGTTGGCAACCCACACGTAGGCAAAACGTCGCTCTTGCATCACGTCGCTACCCCGGACGTTTTTGATAACCACACCTTGAACGCGGATCAGTACGCGCTGGTCGAGATTGACTTTCAACTCTTCGGTGAGAGCAAAACCCGCCACGACTTCTGGCGCGAACTGATCGTACAAGCAATCGAAGACAACCCGGAGGTCACTGCGCCGCTCAAGCCGTTGCTCAAAAAGAAGGAAGTGAATGAACAAGCCTTGTTTCGGGCTTTTCAAAAAGTGGGCCGAGCCGAAGGATGTGTCGTAGCTTTTGTAGACGAGTTCGATTATCTCTTCAATCTGCCTGCCTTCCACACGCTGGATTTCCTGGGCGCACTGCGCGCGATTACGATGAAAAGCAAAGGGTTGTGCCTCATCACCGCCAGCCGCCTCTCGGTTGCCCAAATGAACACCCTAGGTGAAGAATACAAAGTGGCGACGCGCGGCTCCGACTTGTTCAACTATCTCGACGAATTGACACTCGGCTGTTTCGACGAGGTCCCGGTTCGGGTATGGCTCAAAAACCATTTGCCGCCGGAGGCCGTGGATGAAGCCGTGTTGCTCGCCGGCCACCACCCCTTGCTGTTGCAACTCGCAGGCGACGCGCTGTTCGACGCTGTCGAGCGCGGTGTGCAATCCGCTGGTTACCTGGCCCTGCGCGGCGCCTTTATCCATCGCGCCGAGTCGCAGTTTCAAGACGTGTGGAAATATCTGGACAGCAAAGCCCAGATTGCATTGATCATCTTTGCCCTGCGCGATTTGCAAGGCCAGGCCGGGAGACAAACGTTCAACTTGGAAAAGGCTGAACAGACTTTGCTCTGGTATGGGACCGAGGTCAAAGAAATGGTTCGCCGGGGCACCCTGGAGGCCGACGGGAATGGTGGGTATCGCCTGGGTTCGGCGGCCTTCCGCGCCTGGCTGGTCGAGCAGAAAATCGTCGGCACGCGCGGCGACGAGCCGCAAGAGGCTTTCACCCAATGGTTGCACAATAAGCAGTTCAAACTCGGCGGACTGATAACTAACGAAGAGATCGCATGGCTGCAAAAAGTGTGGAAAGTCATCCCTACGAATATCATTGATCTCGCCAAAAAAGCCTTGTTGCCGAATGCATTGCAATGA
- a CDS encoding tetratricopeptide repeat protein, producing MPPLNPYIAGNPSAGEQGFFGREDVLRQVERAIVAPGQNAVVIFGQRRIGKTSVLLQLQRRLDLKQFVVVYQDLMDKATKPLGEVMRELARSIALELGLDEPDIDFDDAGTNFQRQFLPQVYAALPSTDHHLVLLFDEFDVLDVIQRERLEPSAAANRLFETLRRWIREETRLEFAFALGRDPKDLDNTDFLATFKGARTIRISVLDRDSTTQLITAPSNRIHYTAAAVEHIYNLTNGHPYFTQLLCQLLFDHAYASPDSEIPLINEKDVEGIVPQVFQVGDNVFAWIWDGLSPADRIITSAMAELLPDEIAAASREAILDTLQTRRIRIVTRELEASPEKLVEWQLLQPASGKGYRFLVPLLYRWIRERKPLSQVQDELDRVNPRAQRYYEVGKLELDENNLQVAVDNFERALRANPEHLQARLSVAEAYLELNQLDAAVSSYEEAYKRDDIQSRASLVKALLARAERAEDEDKALRDYERAIVVMPGNEAAKEKRLFIWKARAERAFAAKQYEEALDAFDKVGDAEGRSKVEAAFKSDWKARAERAFAARQYAEALDAFDRAGDADGRSKVEAAIKLAVTYAEGMGALKQGRTAEAVEYFRQIVSIDPDYENAAEELAAAVRLSKLPPKPFEPTLLPRAEPKLPTASRTKTAIIIGGIVLLIAFIGVLAVFGARGIPATLTATETVAFTSPPPTNTVPPPSDTPSLTETPTPPTPTQTSVTQLDGWYVITANITPTPPTPTSLTPTLTDTSKPSPTRTPAYTSPPISVTLTYTTVEVYADRDWQDTGVFVNAGQTVTIQYISSKWSPLNGFVLIDGRGCTDERICTQDLNYPDNIFPALHGSLIGMIGEHMFAVGNSTTLQAPTSGNIYLRINDRQINDNSGSLIIRLIVQS from the coding sequence ATGCCACCGCTCAACCCTTATATTGCCGGCAACCCTAGTGCCGGCGAGCAAGGTTTCTTTGGCCGCGAGGATGTTCTACGGCAAGTAGAACGCGCAATCGTCGCGCCCGGCCAGAATGCAGTGGTCATCTTCGGCCAGCGGCGTATTGGCAAAACGTCTGTCCTCCTGCAACTTCAACGCCGCCTCGACCTCAAACAATTTGTGGTGGTCTATCAGGATTTGATGGATAAGGCCACTAAACCGCTGGGCGAGGTGATGCGCGAACTGGCGCGTTCCATTGCTCTGGAACTCGGCCTCGATGAACCCGACATTGACTTTGACGATGCGGGCACGAACTTCCAGCGCCAGTTTTTGCCTCAAGTTTATGCCGCTCTGCCATCAACTGACCACCATCTGGTTTTGCTTTTTGACGAATTTGATGTGCTGGACGTGATTCAGCGCGAACGCCTTGAGCCAAGCGCCGCCGCCAACCGGTTGTTTGAGACCCTGCGCCGTTGGATTCGTGAAGAGACGCGGTTGGAGTTTGCCTTTGCGTTGGGGCGCGATCCAAAAGACCTCGACAACACTGACTTCCTCGCCACCTTCAAAGGGGCGCGGACCATTCGCATCTCAGTGCTTGACCGAGACTCAACGACACAACTCATTACTGCTCCCTCAAATCGCATTCATTACACTGCCGCCGCAGTTGAGCATATCTACAACCTGACCAACGGCCACCCTTACTTTACCCAACTCCTTTGCCAGTTGCTGTTCGACCATGCCTACGCCTCACCTGATTCCGAAATTCCTTTGATCAACGAAAAAGATGTTGAAGGGATTGTTCCCCAGGTCTTTCAAGTGGGCGATAACGTCTTTGCCTGGATTTGGGATGGCCTCTCGCCTGCTGACCGGATTATCACCTCGGCCATGGCCGAACTTTTGCCTGACGAAATCGCCGCCGCCAGCCGCGAAGCAATTCTGGATACTTTGCAAACCCGGCGCATCCGGATCGTCACCCGTGAACTTGAAGCCTCACCGGAGAAGCTGGTGGAGTGGCAACTGCTTCAGCCGGCGTCGGGGAAAGGCTATCGCTTTCTGGTGCCTCTTCTTTATCGCTGGATTCGCGAACGCAAACCGCTCAGTCAAGTGCAGGATGAGCTTGACCGGGTCAACCCGCGCGCGCAACGTTATTATGAAGTTGGCAAGCTGGAACTGGATGAAAACAACCTGCAAGTGGCAGTGGATAACTTTGAGCGGGCGCTCCGAGCCAACCCTGAACACCTGCAGGCCAGGTTGAGTGTGGCCGAAGCTTATCTTGAATTGAACCAGCTCGATGCGGCAGTAAGTTCCTACGAGGAAGCTTACAAGCGGGATGATATTCAGTCGCGGGCAAGTTTGGTGAAAGCCCTGCTGGCCCGCGCTGAACGGGCTGAAGATGAAGATAAAGCCCTGAGAGATTACGAGCGGGCGATAGTGGTGATGCCGGGCAATGAGGCAGCCAAAGAGAAAAGGCTCTTTATTTGGAAAGCGAGGGCGGAGCGGGCATTTGCGGCCAAGCAATACGAAGAGGCCCTTGATGCGTTTGATAAGGTAGGCGATGCGGAAGGGCGTAGTAAAGTAGAAGCGGCGTTCAAATCAGATTGGAAAGCGAGAGCGGAGCGGGCGTTTGCGGCCAGGCAATACGCGGAGGCCCTCGATGCGTTTGATAGGGCAGGCGATGCGGATGGGCGCAGTAAAGTCGAAGCCGCGATCAAATTAGCAGTCACTTATGCCGAAGGTATGGGTGCGCTCAAACAGGGGCGGACCGCCGAGGCCGTCGAGTATTTTCGCCAGATTGTGAGCATTGATCCGGATTACGAAAATGCCGCCGAAGAGTTGGCGGCGGCGGTCCGCCTGAGCAAACTGCCACCCAAGCCCTTTGAGCCAACGCTACTACCGCGCGCCGAGCCTAAACTGCCGACGGCAAGCCGGACAAAAACAGCAATAATCATTGGCGGCATTGTGTTATTGATCGCGTTTATTGGAGTGCTTGCAGTTTTTGGCGCGAGAGGAATACCGGCCACCCTCACTGCCACCGAGACCGTTGCTTTTACTTCGCCTCCGCCCACTAATACTGTTCCGCCTCCAAGCGATACGCCGTCACTCACTGAAACACCCACGCCACCAACACCAACGCAGACATCAGTAACGCAATTGGATGGGTGGTATGTCATTACGGCGAATATCACTCCCACGCCGCCAACACCAACCTCCCTAACTCCTACTCTGACTGATACGTCTAAACCGTCTCCGACTCGGACGCCTGCCTATACAAGCCCTCCCATTTCTGTAACACTGACTTACACTACTGTTGAAGTTTATGCGGATAGAGACTGGCAAGACACTGGAGTTTTTGTAAATGCAGGACAAACAGTTACTATTCAATATATATCCAGTAAATGGTCTCCTTTAAATGGCTTTGTACTAATAGATGGGCGAGGATGTACAGATGAACGTATATGCACTCAAGATCTCAACTATCCAGACAACATATTTCCGGCGCTACACGGTAGTCTAATTGGGATGATCGGCGAGCACATGTTTGCCGTCGGCAACTCAACGACTCTTCAAGCACCCACAAGCGGCAATATATACTTGCGAATAAACGATAGGCAAATCAACGACAACTCTGGCTCTTTGATTATACGGTTGATTGTACAATCGTAA
- a CDS encoding DUF4194 domain-containing protein, with the protein MSLSQFAQNYDLLSALDQATFAEAIQRLMDEGFIWQEEEADRRAYNFIARRQELVADYLRVGGWELRHHEQLHAFQLVHGKGARRRRLDPNTTFWLLFLRLMYAEKSEKKEGLLTRYPVVTIDDIVARWAKLFPDRGETESASLYDALPTLHSLKLIRPAGGEVLRTGNSEQQIELLPTLEIVVPAEEIAALAQQLGERQT; encoded by the coding sequence ATGAGCCTGAGCCAATTCGCTCAGAATTATGATCTGCTTTCGGCGCTCGACCAGGCAACCTTTGCCGAAGCCATTCAACGGCTGATGGACGAAGGTTTCATCTGGCAGGAAGAGGAGGCCGACCGGCGCGCCTACAACTTCATCGCCCGGAGGCAGGAGCTGGTGGCCGACTACCTGCGCGTGGGCGGCTGGGAGTTGCGCCACCACGAGCAACTCCACGCTTTCCAACTTGTTCACGGTAAAGGCGCGCGCCGCCGCCGGCTCGACCCAAACACAACCTTCTGGCTGTTGTTCTTGCGGCTGATGTACGCGGAGAAGAGCGAAAAGAAAGAGGGATTGCTCACTCGCTACCCGGTCGTCACTATTGACGACATTGTGGCGCGCTGGGCCAAGCTCTTTCCCGATCGGGGCGAGACTGAATCCGCGAGCCTTTACGACGCCCTGCCGACTCTGCACAGTCTTAAGCTCATCCGGCCAGCCGGCGGCGAGGTTCTGCGAACGGGAAATTCGGAGCAACAGATCGAACTCCTGCCCACGCTCGAAATCGTCGTGCCTGCCGAAGAGATCGCCGCCCTGGCCCAGCAACTTGGCGAACGCCAGACTTAG